A genomic stretch from Achromobacter spanius includes:
- the fliE gene encoding flagellar hook-basal body complex protein FliE codes for MAVSGLNGIESMLQQMRTVVSKAETGNLAAGESVGQPDGFAAELQRSIRRVTAAQNASSAQARAFEMGAPDLALNDVIIDMQKASLGFQTAVQVRNKLVAAYKEISSMAV; via the coding sequence ATGGCTGTATCAGGCTTGAACGGCATCGAAAGCATGCTCCAGCAGATGCGCACCGTCGTGAGCAAGGCGGAAACCGGCAATCTCGCCGCGGGGGAATCGGTCGGCCAGCCCGACGGTTTCGCCGCCGAGTTGCAGCGCTCGATCCGCCGCGTGACGGCGGCCCAGAACGCCTCGTCGGCGCAGGCGAGGGCCTTTGAGATGGGTGCGCCCGATCTTGCGCTGAACGATGTGATCATCGACATGCAGAAAGCCAGCCTTGGCTTTCAGACAGCGGTGCAGGTGCGCAACAAGCTGGTTGCCGCCTACAAGGAAATATCGTCGATGGCCGTGTAA
- the fliG gene encoding flagellar motor switch protein FliG, whose translation MKNDSTPMDGMTRSAVLMMSLGEDAAAEVFKYLSAREVQQVGGAMASLKQVTRNDVAVVLEEFRQEADQFMAVTLGSDDYIRSVLTKALGSDRAAGLIEDILEAGDGGSGIDALNWLDPNTVAELIGDEHPQIIATILVHLERDRAAGVLALLTDRLRNDVMLRIATFGGVQPAALSELTEVLNSVLAGQGAKRSKMGGVRTAAEILNMMNSSDEETVVASLRERDNDLAQKIIDEMFVFDNLLDVEDRAIQLILKEIDNDTLMVALKGAQEELRAKFLRNMSSRAAEMLREDLEAQGPIRMSKVEAEQKKILQIARRLAESGQIVLGNSGDDAYV comes from the coding sequence ATGAAAAATGATTCCACTCCGATGGACGGCATGACGCGCAGCGCCGTCCTGATGATGTCGCTGGGCGAGGACGCCGCGGCCGAAGTCTTCAAGTACCTGAGCGCCCGTGAAGTGCAGCAGGTGGGTGGCGCGATGGCCAGCCTTAAGCAGGTCACGCGCAACGACGTGGCCGTGGTGCTGGAAGAATTCCGCCAGGAAGCCGACCAGTTCATGGCCGTCACGCTGGGTTCGGACGATTACATCCGCAGCGTGCTGACCAAGGCGCTGGGCAGCGACCGCGCGGCCGGCCTGATCGAAGACATTCTGGAAGCCGGCGACGGTGGCAGCGGCATCGACGCGCTGAACTGGCTGGACCCCAACACCGTGGCCGAGCTGATCGGCGACGAACACCCGCAGATCATCGCGACGATCCTGGTGCACCTGGAGCGCGACCGCGCCGCCGGTGTGCTGGCACTGTTGACCGACCGCCTGCGCAATGACGTCATGCTGCGCATCGCGACGTTCGGCGGCGTGCAGCCCGCTGCCCTGTCCGAGCTGACCGAAGTGCTGAACTCCGTGCTGGCCGGCCAAGGCGCCAAGCGCAGCAAGATGGGCGGCGTGCGCACCGCGGCCGAGATCCTGAACATGATGAATTCCTCGGACGAGGAAACCGTTGTGGCCAGCCTGCGCGAACGCGACAACGACCTGGCGCAGAAGATCATCGACGAGATGTTCGTGTTCGACAACCTGCTCGACGTCGAAGACCGCGCCATCCAGCTCATCCTCAAGGAAATCGACAACGACACGCTCATGGTCGCGCTCAAGGGCGCCCAGGAAGAGCTGCGCGCCAAGTTCCTGCGCAACATGTCCAGCCGCGCCGCCGAAATGCTGCGCGAGGACCTGGAAGCCCAGGGCCCGATCCGCATGTCGAAGGTCGAAGCCGAACAGAAGAAGATTCTGCAGATCGCCCGTCGCCTGGCCGAAAGCGGCCAGATCGTGCTGGGCAACTCCGGAGACGACGCGTATGTCTGA
- a CDS encoding flagellar protein FliT: MTSLTQSLPAILEHYQEIAFITGEMLTAAKAGDWDLAMVHGQQYCERVELLRQTEQKEPLDEAGRAMKYDLLVRILENDALTRELAIPQLARLGELLGRMKRQQTLLSAYGYQAPEE, translated from the coding sequence ATGACGTCCCTGACCCAGTCCCTGCCCGCCATCCTGGAACACTACCAGGAGATCGCTTTCATCACGGGCGAAATGCTGACCGCCGCCAAGGCAGGCGACTGGGACTTGGCCATGGTCCATGGCCAGCAATATTGCGAGCGTGTAGAGCTCCTGCGCCAGACCGAACAAAAGGAGCCGCTGGACGAAGCCGGCCGCGCCATGAAGTACGACCTGCTCGTGCGGATTCTGGAAAACGATGCGCTGACGCGCGAGCTGGCTATCCCGCAACTGGCCCGCCTGGGCGAGCTGCTGGGACGCATGAAGCGCCAGCAGACGCTGCTGTCGGCCTACGGATATCAGGCGCCTGAAGAATGA
- a CDS encoding EscU/YscU/HrcU family type III secretion system export apparatus switch protein, translating to MSNTPNSQGGGLNVAPSDGPNANRNAAVAISYDDKDGAPRVVAKGYGQLADTIVRAAEENGLYVHESRELVGLLMQVDLDAHIPPQLYVAVAELLAWLYRLESRELPQAAPPA from the coding sequence ATGAGCAATACCCCCAATTCCCAGGGCGGCGGCCTGAACGTCGCCCCAAGCGATGGCCCCAACGCCAACCGCAATGCCGCCGTAGCCATTTCCTATGACGACAAGGACGGCGCGCCGCGCGTCGTGGCCAAGGGCTACGGGCAACTGGCCGACACCATCGTGCGCGCCGCCGAAGAGAATGGCCTGTATGTGCACGAATCGCGTGAATTGGTCGGCCTGCTCATGCAGGTGGACCTGGATGCACATATTCCTCCCCAACTGTACGTAGCAGTGGCAGAATTGCTGGCCTGGCTTTATCGCCTGGAATCGCGCGAGCTTCCCCAAGCGGCGCCGCCCGCCTGA
- a CDS encoding flagellar basal body-associated FliL family protein, producing the protein MATTKPITAPSGAKKSGGGILRLLLGLLVLLLVAAGSAGATWFITQRLQQPQAGAPVQLGVGQVPGGQPGQPGQPGQPGQGPQATPTTFVAPPAGPIAVPAPIFVPIEAFTVTLQNAETERIMHVGLTLRVSDEQTRTRLEKYMPEVRSRILMVLSAQSPTGVQTQQGKTEMANAIKTAVNQPFSPLPDGQYVTDVLFTAFVVQ; encoded by the coding sequence ATGGCGACTACCAAACCCATAACCGCGCCGTCGGGCGCAAAGAAATCCGGCGGCGGCATACTTCGTCTGCTGCTGGGCCTGTTGGTCTTGCTCCTTGTTGCCGCCGGCAGTGCGGGCGCAACCTGGTTCATCACCCAACGCCTGCAGCAACCGCAAGCCGGCGCGCCCGTGCAATTGGGCGTGGGCCAGGTGCCCGGCGGCCAGCCCGGCCAACCGGGTCAGCCCGGTCAGCCCGGCCAGGGCCCCCAAGCCACGCCGACCACGTTTGTGGCGCCGCCCGCCGGCCCCATCGCGGTGCCCGCCCCGATCTTCGTCCCGATCGAAGCATTCACCGTCACGCTGCAAAACGCGGAAACCGAACGCATCATGCATGTGGGCCTGACCCTGCGCGTCAGCGACGAGCAGACCCGTACCCGCCTTGAAAAGTACATGCCTGAAGTGCGCAGCCGCATCCTGATGGTGCTGTCCGCGCAATCGCCCACCGGCGTGCAGACGCAGCAAGGCAAGACCGAAATGGCCAACGCGATCAAGACCGCGGTCAACCAGCCGTTCTCGCCCCTGCCTGACGGCCAGTATGTCACCGACGTACTGTTCACGGCGTTCGTGGTGCAATAA
- the fliH gene encoding flagellar assembly protein FliH encodes MSEADNGTTTLISRSAAWRRWQMLSFDEPETVEVEPEPEPDPGPDPAVVMAQLRAQAMAEGREDGYAQGHAAGVEAGQQAGHEAGYAAGREAGYAEGLTQAREQGAQEAQRLHALVQACAASVGALEEKMGQSLLTLALDIAQQVVRTTLSEQPEAVAAAVRDVLHINPSTNGQMRLWANPDDIELIRLHLADELKEGHWRVLADESIARGGCRAETPFGDIDATLQTRWRRVAASLGRNVSWEDPA; translated from the coding sequence ATGTCTGAAGCGGACAACGGCACGACGACGCTCATCTCGCGCAGTGCCGCCTGGCGGCGCTGGCAGATGCTGTCGTTCGACGAGCCGGAGACCGTCGAGGTGGAGCCCGAGCCGGAACCCGACCCGGGCCCCGATCCCGCCGTGGTGATGGCGCAGCTGCGCGCCCAGGCCATGGCCGAAGGACGCGAGGACGGTTACGCGCAAGGCCATGCGGCCGGCGTGGAAGCCGGCCAGCAGGCCGGCCACGAAGCGGGCTACGCCGCGGGCCGTGAAGCCGGCTACGCCGAAGGCCTGACGCAGGCGCGCGAGCAAGGCGCCCAAGAAGCGCAGCGCCTGCATGCGCTGGTGCAGGCTTGCGCCGCGTCGGTAGGCGCGCTGGAAGAAAAAATGGGCCAGAGCCTGCTGACGCTGGCACTGGACATTGCGCAGCAGGTCGTGCGCACCACCCTGTCCGAACAACCCGAGGCCGTGGCCGCGGCCGTGCGCGACGTGCTGCACATCAACCCGTCGACCAATGGCCAGATGCGCTTGTGGGCCAACCCCGACGACATCGAACTGATCCGCCTGCACCTGGCCGACGAACTCAAGGAAGGCCATTGGCGCGTGCTGGCCGATGAATCCATCGCGCGCGGCGGTTGCCGCGCCGAGACGCCTTTTGGCGACATCGACGCCACGCTCCAAACGCGCTGGCGCCGCGTCGCGGCCTCGCTGGGCCGCAACGTGTCCTGGGAGGATCCGGCGTGA
- the fliI gene encoding flagellar protein export ATPase FliI gives MPVLERWQTQLQIGSIRAASTDPWLVSGKITRATGLVLHATGLRLPVGAAARIEIARGHDHWADAEVVGFDGHTLYLMPQADISGLPPGARVVPGEPPVQRAIPLPRKAELNGNAKPQLGRHLPVGNALLGRVLDGAGRPLDGLGPLTGAELAPLSAQPINPLSRAPIDTVLDTGVRAINGLLTVGRGQRMGLFAGSGVGKSVLLGMMARYTKADVIVVGLIGERGREVKEFIEHNLGPEGLARSVVVAAPADVSALLRLQGAAYATRLAEHFRDQGQDVLLIMDSLTRFAMAQREIALAIGEPPATKGYPPSVFAKLPMLVERAGMGAPGPSGKAGSITAFYTVLAEGDDQQDPIADSARAILDGHVVLSRHLAEAGHYPAIDIEASISRAMTSLITPQQFSIVRRFKQNLSRYQRNRDLIAVGAYAAGNDPQLDEAIARYPRLEAYLQQDIGENIGYDDAVNQLRASFELRDTYA, from the coding sequence GTGCCGGTGCTGGAACGCTGGCAGACGCAGTTGCAGATCGGCTCGATCCGCGCGGCGTCCACCGACCCCTGGCTGGTCAGCGGCAAGATCACGCGTGCCACCGGCCTGGTGCTGCACGCCACCGGCCTGCGCCTGCCCGTGGGCGCCGCCGCCCGCATCGAAATCGCGCGCGGCCATGACCACTGGGCCGACGCCGAAGTGGTGGGTTTTGACGGCCACACGCTGTACCTGATGCCGCAGGCCGACATTTCCGGCCTGCCGCCCGGCGCGCGCGTCGTGCCCGGCGAACCGCCCGTGCAACGCGCGATCCCGCTGCCGCGCAAGGCCGAATTGAATGGCAACGCCAAGCCCCAACTGGGCCGCCACCTGCCCGTGGGCAACGCGCTGCTGGGCCGTGTGCTGGACGGCGCCGGCCGCCCGCTGGATGGCTTGGGCCCCTTGACGGGCGCCGAGTTGGCGCCACTGTCCGCGCAGCCCATCAACCCCTTGTCGCGCGCCCCGATCGACACCGTGCTGGACACGGGCGTGCGCGCCATCAACGGCCTCTTGACCGTGGGTCGAGGCCAGCGCATGGGCCTGTTCGCCGGCTCCGGCGTGGGTAAATCCGTGCTGCTGGGCATGATGGCCCGCTACACCAAGGCCGATGTGATCGTCGTGGGCCTGATCGGTGAACGTGGCCGCGAAGTCAAGGAATTTATCGAACACAACCTGGGCCCCGAAGGTCTGGCCCGCTCGGTAGTCGTGGCGGCGCCCGCCGACGTGTCCGCGTTGCTGCGCCTGCAGGGCGCGGCCTACGCCACCCGCCTGGCCGAGCATTTCCGCGACCAGGGCCAAGACGTGCTGCTGATCATGGATTCGCTGACCCGTTTCGCCATGGCGCAACGTGAAATCGCGCTGGCCATCGGCGAACCGCCCGCCACCAAGGGCTACCCGCCGTCGGTGTTCGCCAAGCTGCCAATGCTGGTGGAACGCGCCGGCATGGGTGCGCCGGGCCCGTCGGGCAAGGCCGGTTCCATCACCGCGTTCTATACGGTGCTGGCCGAAGGCGACGATCAGCAAGACCCGATCGCCGACTCGGCGCGCGCCATCCTGGACGGCCACGTGGTGCTGTCGCGCCATCTGGCCGAAGCCGGGCACTACCCCGCCATCGATATCGAAGCATCGATTTCGCGCGCGATGACCTCGCTGATCACGCCGCAGCAGTTCTCCATCGTGCGCCGCTTCAAGCAGAACCTGTCGCGCTACCAGCGCAACCGCGACCTGATCGCCGTGGGCGCCTATGCGGCCGGCAACGATCCGCAGCTGGACGAAGCCATCGCGCGCTATCCGCGCCTGGAAGCCTACTTGCAGCAAGACATCGGCGAAAACATCGGTTACGACGACGCCGTCAACCAGTTGCGCGCCAGTTTCGAGTTAAGGGATACCTATGCCTAG
- a CDS encoding flagellar hook-length control protein FliK, translating to MSVGPAALGNVLVQRLDAVLGTTMSAANANQVSGARPDAVSQPGGPEKPGSSDGSTRDPRQGIQTGGARGDRQNAVVDAKTAAALALAARGLVTSSDTTASAPTTLGTTARTILALLAQFPEAAPAVQGRAPLWNANGGAAGQAAGQAPAQASPQPTPGAGQPMPPGQAAGAGQPPAPALPVAPTTATAAATATTSADAAAAAKLTRPAGQADAHAARGADAAAHASLAAGGPSARLLGQALRQALQTSGLFYESHLTDMVFGRTNPAALQEEPQARMSRDTAQQNATAARSRSDTSSTARTGGGAEATSGSGSPAPGTPVTGIHQDLTVLVRQQLDVLANQSLAWQGEAWPGTPMEWEVERDPYGGDPDSATPTWATRLKLDLPRLGLVDARLNLAGDQIVLQLVAPLAAAEINDASDQLRSRLLAAGLTLSNLAVSVTEPRPVIPTDF from the coding sequence ATGAGCGTCGGTCCCGCCGCACTCGGTAACGTCCTGGTGCAGCGGTTGGACGCCGTGCTTGGCACGACGATGTCCGCCGCGAACGCCAATCAGGTGTCGGGCGCACGGCCAGACGCCGTCAGCCAACCCGGGGGCCCGGAAAAGCCCGGGTCGTCGGACGGTTCCACCCGCGATCCCCGGCAAGGCATACAAACTGGCGGCGCCCGAGGCGACCGCCAGAATGCCGTTGTCGACGCCAAGACGGCGGCCGCGCTGGCGCTGGCCGCGCGCGGGCTGGTCACCAGCAGCGACACCACCGCATCCGCCCCGACCACGCTGGGCACCACCGCCCGGACAATTCTTGCCTTGCTGGCCCAGTTCCCCGAAGCCGCACCCGCCGTCCAGGGGCGCGCGCCGCTCTGGAACGCCAATGGCGGCGCGGCCGGGCAAGCCGCCGGGCAAGCTCCCGCGCAAGCCTCGCCGCAGCCCACGCCCGGCGCGGGCCAACCCATGCCGCCCGGTCAAGCCGCCGGCGCTGGGCAGCCCCCGGCCCCCGCCTTGCCCGTCGCACCAACCACCGCCACCGCAGCCGCAACCGCCACGACCAGCGCGGATGCCGCCGCTGCCGCGAAGCTGACGCGGCCCGCCGGCCAGGCCGATGCCCATGCGGCACGCGGCGCCGACGCCGCGGCCCATGCCTCGCTGGCGGCGGGCGGCCCGTCCGCCCGCCTCTTGGGCCAGGCGCTGCGCCAAGCCCTGCAGACCAGCGGCTTGTTCTATGAATCACATTTGACCGACATGGTGTTCGGCCGCACCAACCCGGCCGCGCTGCAGGAAGAGCCGCAGGCCAGGATGAGCCGCGACACCGCCCAGCAAAACGCCACGGCGGCGCGCAGCCGTTCGGACACATCAAGCACCGCGCGTACCGGTGGCGGTGCCGAGGCCACGTCGGGCAGCGGCTCACCCGCGCCCGGCACGCCCGTGACCGGCATACACCAGGACCTGACCGTGCTGGTGCGCCAGCAGCTGGACGTGCTGGCCAACCAATCCCTGGCCTGGCAAGGCGAAGCCTGGCCCGGCACGCCGATGGAATGGGAAGTGGAACGCGACCCCTACGGCGGCGACCCCGATTCGGCCACGCCCACCTGGGCCACCCGGCTCAAGCTCGACCTGCCCCGCCTGGGGCTGGTGGATGCACGGCTGAATCTGGCGGGCGACCAGATCGTATTGCAGTTGGTCGCGCCGCTGGCCGCGGCCGAGATCAATGATGCCTCCGACCAACTGCGCTCGCGCCTTTTGGCCGCGGGCCTGACCTTAAGCAATCTGGCGGTCAGCGTGACGGAACCGCGCCCCGTCATCCCGACTGATTTCTGA
- a CDS encoding flagellar brake protein — protein sequence MLDASDPEFLLTRPEDMRSALFELTHPDSHILVRDAADREMAVLVLGADKQTRQFFWRPRDYAGADFEQSDNMGLLSGTTFHFHATAYGGVQIRFRVQRPEVIHFDDGSAALMSPFPDRLARIQRRKMFRASLATGAGQCQARWQPDPKTKPFQFTVRDISVDGVGLRAALAVPALPERGTVMEDVQLDFGELGTLSAKLEVRNIYPISGQPMIQPDSPDDAAPRHVSLTGEPPMSHVGAVFLNLDARQENWLQKVVWRLEKGAQRN from the coding sequence GTGTTGGATGCCAGCGACCCGGAATTCCTGCTGACCCGGCCGGAAGACATGCGTTCCGCCCTCTTCGAGCTGACGCACCCCGACAGCCACATCCTGGTGCGCGACGCCGCCGACCGTGAAATGGCGGTGCTGGTGCTGGGCGCCGACAAGCAAACGCGCCAGTTCTTCTGGCGGCCGCGCGACTACGCCGGCGCTGACTTCGAGCAGTCCGACAACATGGGCCTGTTAAGCGGCACAACGTTCCATTTTCACGCCACCGCCTATGGCGGCGTGCAGATCCGCTTTCGCGTGCAGCGCCCCGAAGTCATCCATTTCGACGACGGCAGCGCGGCGCTGATGTCGCCCTTCCCCGATCGTCTGGCCCGCATCCAGCGGCGCAAGATGTTTCGCGCCTCGCTCGCCACGGGCGCCGGCCAATGCCAAGCCCGTTGGCAACCCGATCCCAAGACCAAGCCTTTTCAGTTCACGGTGCGCGATATTTCGGTGGATGGCGTGGGCCTGCGGGCCGCGCTTGCCGTGCCCGCCTTGCCGGAGCGCGGCACGGTGATGGAAGACGTGCAGTTGGATTTTGGCGAACTGGGTACGCTTAGCGCCAAGCTGGAAGTGCGCAATATCTACCCCATTTCCGGGCAGCCGATGATACAGCCCGACAGCCCTGACGACGCCGCGCCCCGGCACGTGTCGCTGACCGGCGAACCGCCGATGAGCCACGTCGGCGCCGTGTTCTTGAACCTGGATGCGCGCCAGGAAAACTGGCTACAGAAAGTGGTGTGGCGGCTGGAGAAAGGCGCGCAGCGCAATTAA
- the fliF gene encoding flagellar basal-body MS-ring/collar protein FliF, giving the protein MNQQATLSSSLLAKFPVLEKVRALPKPILLGAAAAVIALIVATVMWSSEPQYKVLFSNLDDRDGGAIVTALGSMNVPYRYNENGTALLVPADRVYDARLQLASQGLPRGGSVGFELMDNARFGASQFSEQINYQRGLEGELARSIEAMNTVQHARVHLAMPRQSLFVRERQAPTASVLLNVYPGRSLSDAQVSAISWLVASSVPELPAENVSIVDQNGRLLSAPLGEGRGMDADQMRFVREVEQRTVERILTILNPLVGPGNVHAQASADVDFARREETSEVYRPNQEPGQAAVRSQQTSDSTQRGVNPAQGVPGALSNQAPPNAQAPLVNPPAQPPQPPANAQQQQQQQQQQQQQQQTGTQAATANLNERRDATTNYEVDRTISHIKQPVGNVKRLSVAVVVNYVRDKDGEPQALPPEELNKLTNLVREAMGYSETRGDSLNLVNSQFNDGPPPLPMWRDPEMIALFKTILAWLVGLVLALWLYRKVRRSVTEYLYPPVDPEMAEAERQEAVREAQDVARAKEVNRYEDNLERARTMANKDPRAVAMVLRTWMSKDEK; this is encoded by the coding sequence ATGAATCAGCAGGCCACTCTGAGCTCGTCGCTGCTGGCGAAGTTCCCTGTGCTGGAAAAGGTCCGCGCACTGCCCAAGCCCATCCTGCTTGGCGCAGCCGCCGCCGTCATCGCGCTGATCGTCGCCACGGTGATGTGGAGCAGCGAACCCCAGTACAAGGTGCTGTTCTCGAACCTGGATGACCGCGACGGCGGCGCCATCGTGACGGCCCTGGGTTCCATGAACGTGCCCTACCGCTACAACGAAAACGGCACCGCGCTGCTGGTGCCGGCGGACCGCGTCTACGACGCCCGCTTGCAGTTGGCCTCGCAAGGCCTGCCGCGCGGCGGCTCCGTCGGCTTCGAGCTGATGGACAACGCCCGTTTCGGCGCCAGCCAATTCTCGGAACAGATCAACTACCAGCGCGGCCTGGAAGGCGAGCTGGCTCGTTCGATCGAAGCCATGAACACGGTGCAGCACGCCCGCGTCCACCTGGCCATGCCGCGCCAGTCGCTGTTCGTGCGCGAACGCCAGGCGCCCACGGCCTCGGTGCTGCTGAACGTGTACCCCGGCCGCAGCCTGAGCGACGCGCAAGTGTCGGCAATTTCCTGGCTGGTGGCCTCCAGCGTGCCAGAACTGCCCGCCGAAAACGTGTCCATCGTGGACCAGAATGGCCGGCTGTTGTCGGCCCCGCTGGGCGAAGGCCGCGGCATGGACGCCGACCAGATGCGCTTTGTACGCGAAGTGGAACAGCGCACCGTCGAACGCATCCTGACCATCCTGAACCCGCTGGTCGGCCCGGGCAACGTCCACGCTCAGGCCAGCGCCGACGTCGACTTCGCCCGCCGCGAAGAAACCTCCGAGGTCTACCGCCCGAACCAGGAACCTGGCCAGGCCGCCGTGCGCAGCCAGCAAACCAGCGATTCCACGCAGCGCGGCGTGAACCCCGCGCAAGGCGTGCCCGGCGCGCTGTCCAACCAGGCGCCGCCCAACGCGCAGGCCCCGCTGGTGAACCCGCCCGCGCAGCCGCCGCAGCCGCCGGCCAATGCCCAGCAACAACAGCAACAGCAGCAACAACAACAGCAACAACAGCAGACCGGCACCCAGGCGGCCACCGCCAACCTGAACGAGCGCCGCGACGCCACCACCAACTATGAAGTGGACCGCACCATCAGCCACATCAAGCAGCCGGTGGGCAACGTCAAGCGCCTGTCGGTCGCCGTGGTGGTGAATTACGTGCGCGACAAGGACGGCGAGCCGCAGGCCCTGCCGCCCGAAGAACTGAACAAGCTGACCAACCTGGTTCGTGAAGCCATGGGCTATTCCGAAACGCGTGGCGACTCGCTGAACCTGGTCAACAGTCAGTTCAACGATGGCCCGCCGCCGCTGCCGATGTGGCGCGACCCGGAAATGATCGCCCTGTTCAAGACCATTCTTGCGTGGCTGGTGGGTCTGGTGCTTGCCCTGTGGCTGTACCGCAAGGTACGCCGCTCGGTCACCGAATACCTGTACCCGCCGGTGGATCCGGAAATGGCTGAAGCCGAGCGCCAGGAAGCGGTTCGCGAGGCCCAGGACGTGGCCCGCGCCAAGGAAGTCAACCGTTACGAAGACAACCTGGAACGCGCCCGCACGATGGCCAACAAGGACCCGCGCGCCGTCGCGATGGTTCTGCGCACCTGGATGAGCAAAGATGAAAAATGA
- a CDS encoding flagellar hook-length control protein FliK: MTAPLPLPTIAPVAKTSIADALGANKPAPANKKGPSFSDVLAQQRPKPSADSRPANDGAKTPAQTPGKTPGKTADAGTDPASKAEDAAAGAINDAVNTAASAEAGALAVAAAQPSAPALPQQTLELAAQAAEQVQMARGSAEAAAAALGSGAAVLTAALNAADVAAPATARTPVAVTAAQAEAAAAIAARDAQVAQPVLTAAVKPGSAAAPVVAAAPTAQPAVKAEAPRAAAELPLPRVARETKTDAEPGTTTLPAHSEEDVLAALTATTQQFQAPHGATAQDHLAQAIAAATQRQAAPVVNQSAFAPPAVPLVMQVATPVGGTHWGTELGQQVVMMSTNARQGMQTAELRLDPPDLGPLRVSLNIADGVASASFVSAHASVRQAIETAMPQLQQALAQAGISLGQTSVGEQSAQQEFAQQQGNGGSQRQSGNGSALADASTDIATPTTTASRNANALVDTFA, from the coding sequence ATGACCGCTCCCCTGCCCTTGCCGACTATCGCGCCTGTTGCGAAAACGTCCATCGCCGACGCGTTGGGCGCCAACAAGCCCGCACCCGCGAACAAGAAAGGCCCGAGCTTCTCGGACGTGCTGGCTCAGCAACGTCCGAAGCCGTCGGCCGATTCGCGTCCGGCAAACGATGGCGCCAAGACGCCAGCCCAGACACCCGGCAAGACACCCGGCAAGACCGCCGACGCCGGCACCGACCCTGCCAGCAAGGCTGAAGACGCCGCCGCCGGCGCCATCAACGACGCCGTGAACACCGCGGCGTCCGCCGAGGCCGGCGCGCTGGCGGTCGCCGCCGCGCAGCCGTCCGCACCCGCCCTGCCGCAGCAAACGCTTGAACTCGCGGCGCAGGCCGCCGAGCAAGTACAGATGGCGCGCGGCAGCGCAGAAGCCGCCGCCGCGGCACTCGGCAGCGGCGCCGCCGTGTTGACCGCCGCGCTGAACGCGGCCGACGTTGCTGCCCCCGCCACCGCCCGCACGCCGGTCGCCGTGACCGCCGCGCAAGCCGAAGCCGCCGCCGCGATCGCGGCACGCGACGCGCAGGTTGCGCAGCCGGTCCTGACCGCCGCCGTCAAGCCAGGCAGCGCCGCAGCCCCGGTCGTTGCCGCCGCGCCGACCGCCCAGCCGGCCGTCAAGGCCGAAGCACCGCGTGCCGCCGCCGAACTGCCGCTGCCCCGCGTTGCGCGCGAAACCAAGACCGACGCCGAGCCCGGCACCACGACCTTGCCCGCGCACTCCGAAGAAGACGTGTTGGCCGCCCTGACCGCCACCACCCAGCAATTCCAGGCACCGCATGGCGCCACGGCGCAGGACCATCTGGCGCAGGCAATCGCCGCCGCCACCCAACGCCAGGCCGCGCCCGTCGTGAATCAATCGGCCTTCGCTCCACCCGCCGTGCCGCTCGTGATGCAGGTTGCCACCCCGGTCGGCGGCACGCATTGGGGCACTGAACTGGGTCAGCAAGTGGTGATGATGAGCACCAACGCGCGCCAGGGCATGCAGACCGCCGAACTGCGGCTGGATCCGCCCGACCTGGGCCCGCTGCGCGTCAGCCTGAACATCGCCGACGGCGTGGCCAGCGCCTCGTTCGTCTCAGCGCATGCTTCCGTGCGCCAGGCCATCGAAACCGCGATGCCGCAATTGCAGCAAGCCTTGGCGCAAGCCGGCATTTCGCTGGGCCAGACCAGCGTGGGCGAACAGTCCGCGCAACAGGAATTCGCGCAACAGCAAGGCAACGGCGGCTCGCAGCGTCAATCGGGCAACGGATCGGCCCTTGCCGATGCATCGACCGACATTGCTACCCCCACCACGACGGCGTCGCGCAACGCCAACGCTCTGGTCGACACCTTTGCGTGA
- the fliJ gene encoding flagellar export protein FliJ, with product MPSQLPLDMLINLAKESTDEAARLLGRLSTERTNAERQLGMLNDYRQDYLERLQQAMTTGMSASDCHNYQRFIGTLDDAIGQQQAVLRQADDNLAKGRQYWQQEKRKLSSYDALAQREMRAQAVVESRREQRANDEYSARLVQRQAGMH from the coding sequence ATGCCTAGCCAATTGCCCTTGGACATGTTGATCAACCTGGCCAAGGAAAGCACGGATGAAGCCGCGCGCCTGCTGGGCCGGCTTAGCACCGAGCGCACCAATGCCGAGCGCCAGCTTGGCATGCTGAACGATTACCGCCAGGACTATCTGGAGCGTTTGCAGCAAGCCATGACGACCGGCATGTCAGCCAGCGATTGCCACAACTACCAGCGCTTCATCGGCACCTTGGATGACGCCATCGGCCAGCAGCAAGCCGTGCTGCGCCAGGCGGACGACAACCTGGCCAAGGGCCGCCAGTACTGGCAGCAGGAAAAGCGCAAGCTCAGTTCCTACGACGCCCTGGCGCAGCGCGAGATGCGCGCGCAAGCCGTCGTGGAATCGCGCCGCGAACAGCGCGCCAATGATGAATATTCCGCCCGCCTGGTCCAGCGCCAGGCCGGGATGCATTAA